A single Lactuca sativa cultivar Salinas chromosome 8, Lsat_Salinas_v11, whole genome shotgun sequence DNA region contains:
- the LOC111893315 gene encoding dof zinc finger protein DOF3.6 gives MVFSSLPSYLDPSNWHQQQPAGGVGVGGDHEISHQLPPSLLPPPQPLGSSGDGRSLQTSERGRMAKLPQPEMAMKCPRCESTNTKFCYFNNYSLSQPRHFCKTCRRYWTRGGALRNVPVGGGCRRNKKSSKASRGSRSKSPTATTSSTSNTPISPNYSCTTDILGHNTRPSQFPILPPLHHYTGGDLGLTFGVGNGTDLINLGHDSNYPTSKFARFPFLEAANGGMYGEGPSNYSGQVGGMKMDENHHQQEQHQALNLSRNFLGISGNEQFMSTSNVAWGTTHLSGFTSSSTTTTHI, from the exons ATGGTTTTCTCCTCACTTCCTTCTTATCTAGATCCTTCTAATTGGCATCAACAG CAACCAGCTGGAGGTGTTGGAGTTGGTGGTGATCATGAGATTTCTCATCAGCTTCCTCCATCACTTTTGCCACCACCTCAACCGCTGGGGAGCAGTGGGGATGGAAGATCTTTACAGACGTCGGAGCGTGGAAGGATGGCGAAGCTTCCACAGCCGGAGATGGCAATGAAATGCCCTAGATGTGAATCAACTAATACCAAGTTCTGCTACTTCAACAACTACAGTCTGTCACAGCCCCGTCACTTTTGCAAAACTTGCCGGCGGTACTGGACGAGAGGTGGCGCCTTGAGGAACGTGCCAGTGGGTGGTGGTTGTCGGAGAAACAAGAAAAGTAGCAAGGCATCAAGGGGTTCTAGGTCAAAGTCCCCAACAGCTACTACAAGCTCAACTAGCAATACTCCGATTTCTCCTAATTATAGCTGCACCACAGATATATTAGGGCATAATACTCGACCATCTCAGTTTCCAATTTTGCCCCCCTTGCATCACTATACAGGTGGGGATCTTGGGTTAACATTTGGGGTTGGAAATGGAACTGATTTGATCAATCTTGGTCATGATAGTAATTACCCTACTAGCAAATTTGCTCGCTTTCCGTTTTTGGAGGCTGCTAACGGTGGGATGTATGGCGAAGGTCCATCGAACTACAGTGGACAAGTTGGAGGAATGAAGATGGATGAAAATCATCATCAACAAGAACAACATCAAGCGTTGAATTTGTCAAGAAACTTTCTGGGTATTTCAGGAAACGAGCAGTTTATGAGTACTAGCAATGTTGCATGGGGTACAACTCATCTTAGTGGCTTTACTTCTTCTTCTACTACCACCACCCATATCTAG